The DNA segment TACCCTGTGCATTGGCAAAAAATCTCGTGCTATACAAGATGAAGAAACCTCCCGCTAAGAATAAGAAGCCCATACCGAATTTCACTACTGTGTTTGGTTCGATCTTTTTCTTTGCCAGTCCAATCCATACCAGACTGAAAATAAAGGCAAAAATGATCACAAAGAAAGAGTTTGCAGAATTGTTAACTCCGTTTGGATCCAGTGTAAGTACCCCAAGTAATTTATTGTCCAGGTTTCTGGCTGCAAACAGCGACATCGAGCCTCCGCTTTGTTCATAGATTCCCCAGAAAATGATGGCGAACAAAATGAAGATAATGGCTGCAATCAGTTTTTTGTTTTCCGCCCATGAATATTTAGTCATCTCATAGATGAGGTAAATTAATGTGGCTGGACCGATGGTATACATAAACCAGTCTGTATACTGGGTTTTAGCGACCATGATCATGATGACCGGAATGATGGCCAGGGAACCTGCGTACACCGCGTAATCGTACCATTTCTTACCGATTGCTTTACTCTCTATCGTTACTGCGCCTGAAGGGCTTTTTGGATCAATGCCATCTGTAAAAGTCTCTTTTATCGCTTCATCTCTGAATGGCGATAATCCGATAGGACCAAGGCTTTTTTTAGTAAAGATGAAAGTCAGTAAACTGATCGTCATTACGATTCCGGCGAGGCCGAATGCCAGGTGCCAGGAATACTCTTTTCCGAGGTAGATACAAGCATATCCACCCAATAGACCTCCAATATTGATCCCCGCATAGAACAGGGAGAAACCTGCATCACGACGAACATCATTTCCTTTGTATAAGGCACCTACCATCGTCGAGATGTTCGGTTTAAAGAAACCTGTTCCGACTACCGTAAAGCTGATTCCAAGAAAGAAGAACTGGTGTGGGTCGTAGGCTAAAATGGCACTTCCGACAATCATCAGAATACCGCCCCAGAAAAGAGACTTTCTAAAACCAAGGATTTTATCGGCAAACAAACCACCGATAAAGGTGAATGCATAGACGAATGCTTGTGTTGCACCGTATTGTAAATTGGCATTTTCATCCGTCATGGTCAACTGACTGACCATGAAA comes from the Pedobacter sp. FW305-3-2-15-E-R2A2 genome and includes:
- a CDS encoding peptide MFS transporter, with the protein product MAENLTLEQIQNFKGKYPRQLWYLFFSEMWERFCFYGMRGMLTFFMVSQLTMTDENANLQYGATQAFVYAFTFIGGLFADKILGFRKSLFWGGILMIVGSAILAYDPHQFFFLGISFTVVGTGFFKPNISTMVGALYKGNDVRRDAGFSLFYAGINIGGLLGGYACIYLGKEYSWHLAFGLAGIVMTISLLTFIFTKKSLGPIGLSPFRDEAIKETFTDGIDPKSPSGAVTIESKAIGKKWYDYAVYAGSLAIIPVIMIMVAKTQYTDWFMYTIGPATLIYLIYEMTKYSWAENKKLIAAIIFILFAIIFWGIYEQSGGSMSLFAARNLDNKLLGVLTLDPNGVNNSANSFFVIIFAFIFSLVWIGLAKKKIEPNTVVKFGMGFLFLAGGFFILYSTRFFANAQGITSLDAFTLSYLVITFGELCLSPIGLSIMTKLSPVKLQGVMMGMWFLAAAYGQYVAGIIGANMAKGGQNDTTVQKLVTFTDGYKQLAIYALIAGVLLIVISPLVKKLMQDVK